Within the Legionella pneumophila subsp. pneumophila str. Philadelphia 1 genome, the region AGTGGTTCTCAAGATGCGCTGACCATATGGAATAAAAATAAATTGTGGAAATATCAGTGATCATTGGTGTGGGTCTTAGTTGATGTATTGTGCAAAATGCTCAAGTCTGGTTATATAATTAAAATACGCTGAATAATCTAATGGATTAGAAAAGGATGTCTGCTGCTCGCCAAATCAATAATCCGAAAATGAGACAATGGCGAATATTGTTGGTTTACAATATTTACAGAATAGTAAGTATTTTTCTATTTTTAGGCATTTATTATTTCAGTTATATCAATAAATATTATCCCTTATTATTTCTCTGTATCGCTTTTGCCTATTTAGTATTTGCTTTGATTTTTCTTTATTTTTGGCATAGAAAAATTTTAAGTTTTGATAAGCAGGTGTTTTTATCGGGTACGATTGATGTTATAGCCATTTCCAGCATGCTGGGTCTCATTGGTAATTTGGAATCCGGTTATGGCATATTATTAAATGTGACTATTGCTGCTTTAAGCATTTTAGTTCCCGGGCGGTTGGCCATCTATTTTGCATCACTGGCCAGTTGTTTATTGCTATGTGGGAATGTTTTGCAATTTTTTATTTATAATCAAAAAGACTTAAGCACTTTTTTTTATAGTGGAATCTATGGGGCTGGTTTTTTTGCAACGGCTATCACCGCCTGGTATTTATCCAATTGGGTCAGAATGTCTGAGAGTCTGGCCAGACACCGTAGCTATGAGTTGGCAGGAATGCAAAGGCTCAATGAATATATTGTCGAACGATTGCATTCAGGCATTATTTATGTTGCAGAGGGAAAGCGAATCCGGTTGATGAATACTGCTGCCCGTGAATTTTTTAATCTGAGTAAACATCATGCAATTCAAAAATTGGACCAACTGTCTGATTCACTTGTATCCAAATTTGATGATTTTCTTTTAAAAACAACGAATAATGAACGTACAGCTCAAACTATTATTGAAGATCCTTATCTTAGGGTACATTTTTTTTCTACTTCTGTTGGACATAAGTCTGAAGTACTGATTATTCTGGAGGACATGACTTATATTGCACAACAAGCACAACAACTCAAATTAGCGGCTTTAGGGCGTTTTTCGGCAAGTATTGCTCATGAATTACGTAATCCCTTGGGCGCGATTGCTCATGCTATTCAATTGTTTGGAGATAATGAGGATTTAAATGAAGAGAATACTCGTTTAAAACAATTAATCATGAACAATTGTGAGCGAATGAACAGGGTGATTAAAAATGTATTGCAACTTTCAAGGCGTCAGAAATCTCAACCACAGGTTAATGAACTTGCTACATTTTTAGAACATTTTAAGCAGGATTTTACTCACCATAATCCCTGTAACCTTACGATAAAATTACCTGCCAATAAGTCGTTATCGGTGGTCTTTGATAAAAGTCAATTGGAGCAGATTTTGGTTATATTGTGTGAAAATTCCATTCAACATGGACGGGATCATGAAGGTAATGTGAATATAGTCATTGCTGCCAAATCTTCTTCGAATAAAATCACTTTGACGGTATGCGATTCTGGACCGGGTGTACCTCCAGAACACAGAGATAATATCTTTGAACCATTTTTTACCACCTTGCGAGGTGGTACTGGGATGGGGTTATTTATTGCCAGAGATTTGTGTGAAATTAATCAAGCCAGGCTAAATTTGTTAAACTCAAATAAAGGAAGCTGTTTTGCGATCACTGTGAATCCATCGGATGAACTTTTAATATGATCAAAAGTAAAGTGCTTGTTATAGATGACGAACCAGACATTAGAGAGTTATTAACTCTTACTTTATCACGCATGGGTTTAATTTGTGATGCGGTGTCTGATTTTAAGCAGGGCATAGAACATATAAAACAAAATTATTATTCTTTGGTTTTAACCGATATGCGTTTGCCTGACGGAGATGGTATAGAAATTGTTAAATTCATTCAGAAATACAAACCACAGTTGCCAGTCGCTGTCATTACTGCTTATGGAAATGTAGAAGGTGCGGTCAATACTTTAAAGGCTGGTGCATTTGATTATGTATCCAAGCCTGTTGACTTAAAGATGCTCAGAGAACTCGTTAAGACGGCATTATCCATGCAAAATCCGTCTACCGAGAGTCCTGATGAAGGTCTATTGGTTGGTGAGAGCCTGATAATGCAACAACTGCGTGAGAGCATTCATAAATTAGCTCGTAGTCAGGCACCGGTTTTCATTCAAGGTGATTCGGGTGTTGGGAAAGAACTTGTTGCTCAGCTGATCCATGCTAATGGTCCCAGAAAAGATAAGCCATTTATTCCTGTAAATTGTGGTGCCATACCTGGTGAGTTGATGGAGTCAGAGTTTTTTGGCCATAAAAAAGGAAGTTTTACAGGAGCGATTTCGGATAAAACAGGATTATTTGTTGCAGCTCATGGCGGCACTTTGTTTCTTGATGAAATCGCCGAACTTCCTCTCGCCATGCAGGTTAAATTACTACGCGCAATTCAGGAGAAGGCAATTAAACCAATAGGTGAGTTATATGAAATTCCGGTCG harbors:
- a CDS encoding sensor histidine kinase, which gives rise to MSAARQINNPKMRQWRILLVYNIYRIVSIFLFLGIYYFSYINKYYPLLFLCIAFAYLVFALIFLYFWHRKILSFDKQVFLSGTIDVIAISSMLGLIGNLESGYGILLNVTIAALSILVPGRLAIYFASLASCLLLCGNVLQFFIYNQKDLSTFFYSGIYGAGFFATAITAWYLSNWVRMSESLARHRSYELAGMQRLNEYIVERLHSGIIYVAEGKRIRLMNTAAREFFNLSKHHAIQKLDQLSDSLVSKFDDFLLKTTNNERTAQTIIEDPYLRVHFFSTSVGHKSEVLIILEDMTYIAQQAQQLKLAALGRFSASIAHELRNPLGAIAHAIQLFGDNEDLNEENTRLKQLIMNNCERMNRVIKNVLQLSRRQKSQPQVNELATFLEHFKQDFTHHNPCNLTIKLPANKSLSVVFDKSQLEQILVILCENSIQHGRDHEGNVNIVIAAKSSSNKITLTVCDSGPGVPPEHRDNIFEPFFTTLRGGTGMGLFIARDLCEINQARLNLLNSNKGSCFAITVNPSDELLI
- a CDS encoding sigma-54-dependent transcriptional regulator, whose product is MIKSKVLVIDDEPDIRELLTLTLSRMGLICDAVSDFKQGIEHIKQNYYSLVLTDMRLPDGDGIEIVKFIQKYKPQLPVAVITAYGNVEGAVNTLKAGAFDYVSKPVDLKMLRELVKTALSMQNPSTESPDEGLLVGESLIMQQLRESIHKLARSQAPVFIQGDSGVGKELVAQLIHANGPRKDKPFIPVNCGAIPGELMESEFFGHKKGSFTGAISDKTGLFVAAHGGTLFLDEIAELPLAMQVKLLRAIQEKAIKPIGELYEIPVDVRILSASHKNLIEEINAGRFRQDLYYRINVIELRVPTLMERLSDIPCLTEAILKKLSKNQNRNLVKINPSCFEILSRYHFPGNVRELENILERAMAMCEGEVIEPSDLHLPRTTITPAVAVPSTSTNLNGYLQDQEKELILDALEKTKWNRTAAAQLLGVSFRTLRYRLKKLGLD